A window of Desulfovibrio oxyclinae DSM 11498 genomic DNA:
GGAGCGCCTCGCCCTGTGCTTTCCCGGGGTCTGCGGCGGCTACGTCGAGCGTAGCGGTCTTCCCCTCGTCCGCGTGTGCGGTGGGAACCAGAAGAATCGCAACCAGAATTGCGGCGAATGCCATGCCAGCCGTGGATTTCATACCAACTCCGCGAAATGAAAAGCCTTGCCGGGAGCGACGTGCACCCGGCAAGGCCCACAATACGGTTATTTGCTCAGGAGATCAACCCTACGGTTGAGCCTGCGGCCTTCGCGGGTGCCGTTGTCGTACTTGGGATTGAGCTCTCCGTAGCCCTTGGTGGTCAGGCGGTCGGAATCGATGCCGTTTTCCACGAGCCAGTCATGAACGGAACCGGCGCGGCGTTCGGAAAGACCCTGGTTGTACGCTTCGGTACCGATGGAGTCGGTGTGACCGGCGATCTCGAATTCGAGGGACTTGTTCTCATCGAGCAGCATCTTCACTTCTTCAAGCACGGGGACCATCTCGTCGGTGATCTTGTACTTGTCGAAGCCGAAGTGCAGGTCGAAGGAAATGGTCATGGCTGCGGGCGCGGGCATGGGTTCGGGCTTCTTCTCTTCCTGCACTTCCTTGTAGAAGACGTTGTTGGCGTAGTTACTGAGGAAGGCGGGCTCGAAGAACTGGGTCACCTCGGCATTGACGGAGCAGCCGTCAAGGGCGCGGATCTGGTCGATGACCATGCGCCCGTGGTCGTTGGTGGCCAGGCTCACGATGTGCAGGCACAGGTTGGAACCGTACTTGGCGTACAGCGCCTTGGCCTGCATGACCGGGTCGGCGCCGATGTTGGAGTTGCCGTCGGTGAACATGATCACCGCGGTCTTCCCGGAAAGTCCGGAGAGCACGGGATCAAGGTCCATGAAGCCGTTGCCCATAGGGGTGTTGCGGTCGAAGATGTCGAAGTCGTCCGGCAACGCAGCGATGCCGTCGGCAAACGCGCCGGTGCTGTAGCCCGTGGGCTGGATGCGCGCTTCAAACGGGGCAAAGCAGAAGATCGCGGCGGTATAGTCCAGATCGGGCACCTCATCGTTCATGGCGGCAGCGGCCTTCTTGGCGAGGTCGATCTTGGTTTTGCCCATTGCGGTGTACTGCTGGGCCATGGAGCCGGACTGGTCCATGAAGATGATGAAGTTGTCCACCTTCTTGACCATCTTCGCATTGGCGATGCCGACGCCGAGGAGCATGGTTGCGGCCATGGCGAGGCACAGGGCGATGATACGGGTCTGTTTCATGACGATCTCCTTGTATCCGGTTGAAACGGTAAATTATTCGACACAGTTTTCAGTCAAGCCAAACGTTAGAACAGAAAATGCGATGAATCAAGCGGGTGTTCGAAAAAATCACATTCAGTATGCGGTTTCTGCATGAGGCCCGCGGTTGCGCCCCGGAGCATAACAAAGTATAAAACCGTGTTTTGCCTTGAACGGCAGTAAATGAAAATCGCTTTCCGGGAGTTGCGGAATGTACATAGTGACCGGCGGCGCGGGCTTCATCGGCAGCGCCATGATTTGGAAGCTCAATACCATGGGCATCACGGATATCCTCGTGGTGGACAACCTCTCCACTTCTGAAAAGTGGAAGAATCTCGTCAACCTGAGGTATGAAGACTACCTGCATCGCGATCAATTCCTCAAGATGATCATCAGCGGCGAGGACCCGTTCGAGACCGAAGGGGTCATCCACATGGGCGCCTGCTCGGCCACCACGGAACTGGATGCGGATTTCCTCATGGAAAACAACTACCGCTACACCCAGCACCTGTGCCGCTTCAGCCTCTCGGCCGGGGCGCGATTCATCAACGCTTCCAGCGCGGCCACCTATGGCGGCGGCGAGCACGGCTTCTCGGACGACGAGGACGGCATCGACGTGCTGCGGCCGTTGAACATGTACGGCTACTCCAAGCAGCTGTTCGACCTCTGGGCCAAGCGCGCCGGGGTTCTGGATCACCTCGCGAGCCTGAAATTCTTCAACGTCTTCGGTCCCAACGAATACCACAAGGGCGACATGATGAGCGTGGTCTGCAAGGCGTTTTCGCAGATCGGCGAGAACGGCAAGCTCAAGCTGTTCCGTTCCCACAGGCCCGACTACGAGCATGGCGGCCAGTCGCGTGACTTCGTTTACATCAAGGACTGCGTGGACATCATGGGCTGGCTGCTGGAGAACCCGGACGTGGGCGGCATCTTCAACGTGGGCACCGGCCAGGCGCGGTCCTTCCGTGATCTGGGACTGGCCACGTTCGCCGCCATGGAGCGCGAGCCGAACATCGAATTCATAGACATGCCCGAGGCAATTCGGGAAAAGTACCAGTATTTCACGCAGGCGGAGATGGGCAAGCTGCGCGAGGCGGGCTATGACGCCCCCATGACGCCGCTGGAGGATGCGGTGAAGGATTACGTGCAGAATTATCTCGCACAGGAAGACCCGCACCTGAAACCCTAAGCTCCAGAGATCGGAGAGACTTTGAAGCCGTTTTCGCGAAATGCAATGCTGTCGGCCGCCGGTGCGGCCTTACTCATCCTGCTTCTGCTGCCCGCCGTGCTCATGGGCAAGGACAGGGTGCTCAGCGGCATTCGCGCTTATGTGCCCCAAATGCCGGAAAAGGCCGAGGAAGACCCCGACAGGTGGACCTTTTCCGCCGACAAGGTTTCGGCCCAGCATACCAGCGAATATATCGAGGCCACCGGAAACTGCACCCTCGCCATGGGCGGCAACCTGATCCGGGCCGACTTCGCCCGCTACTACCGCGAGACCGGCTGGGTGCTTCTTCGCGGCAACGTCCGCGCCCGGTGGGAAGGCGATTTCCTTGAAGCCGACGAGGCCGAGTTCGACCTGAACAACATGCTCGGCTGGCTCAAGAACGGTCGCGCATTCATGGCCAAGTCTCACGTCTACGTGGATTCCGAGCGCATTGAGCGCAAGCACGGGGGCATGTACTCCTTCGAGAACGCCCGCGTCACGCGCTGCTCGGGCGAGAATCCGGCATGGTCGGTGACTTCCGCCCGCGGCGACGTGACGCTCGACGGCAAGGTGCGGCTGTATCACACCGCGTTTCGGGTCAAAAATCTTCCCGTGGCCTATCTGCCTTACGCTTCGCTGCCCGCCACCGGCGAGCGGCAAAGCGGCTTCCTTTTTCCGGAAATAGGATCGAGTTCCCGGCTCGGATTCAATGTCAACGCCGCCTATTACTGGGCCGTGAGCGACGAGATGGACGTCACGGTCTCCGAATATTTCATGAGCAAACGCGGCCTGATGCACGGCCTTGAGCTCAGACACACCGAGGACGAAAATTCCAGAGGCCTCTGGAAAGGCGACTGGCTCGTGGACAACACCCGGGCCACCAAGGAAGCCGACGAGGACGATTCCTTTGACGACGACGGTCTGACGCGGCCCAACCGCAACCGCTGGTGGGTGCGCGGCAAATACGACGGTTGGCTCTTCAGTCCCGAGTGGAAGACGCTGGTGGACCTCGATCTCGTCTCGGATCAGAACTATCTGCGCGAATTCAATCACGGCCGCTCCGGCTTCGAGGCCAGCCGCGACGAGTTCGTGGACAAGTTCGGCCGCGACATCGACGACGCCGACTCCGAGGTCCGCACCAGCAGCGTCTACATGTCCCGCAGCTGGGACCGCGTCGGCGTGGCGGGCAAGATCGAGTACAACCAGAATCTCGCCTACCGCAACGGCAACGGGGACGACAGCAAGAACCCCTCGGTGCATTCGCTTCCCGAATTGGACGCCTTTGCCTGGAAGGATTCTATCCCGGGCACGCCGCTGGAATTCGAAGGTTCCGCCAAGTTCGACCACTTCGTTCGCCGTTATGGCGATGCGGGACAACGGCTTGACCTGCGACCCGCCATCAGCCTGCCGCTGGCGAGCAAGTTCGTGACCGTGATCCCGCGTGCCCGCGTGTTCGCCACTTTCTACAACACCACCAAGCACGAGGACACCGGCAAGCGCACCATCTCCCGCTTCAATGTGGAGAACAACAGCACCGAAGGCGGCAAACAGAGCCGCATCGGCTACGAGACGGGCGTTTCGGCCTTCTCCGAGGTGGACCGGGTCTACCAGCTCGACGGGGCGCTCGACGCCACGCGCGAAAACGCCGGCAAGAGCGAGTGGACCAGCCTGCGTCATTCCGTGATCCCGCGTGTGGACTACAACTATCGCCACAGCATGGGCGACCAGTCCAAGCTGCCGTACTACGACTCGCGCGACAGGCTGGAGCCGGAAGACCTCGTAACGTATTCGCTGACCAACGTGTTCACCCGCAAGCGCCAGTCCGTCAAGCTGCGTCCCGGCGGCGACGACGGCCCGCAGGCGTTCATGAAGACGGATTATCTCGACTTCGCCACCGTGCGTTTCGAGCAGAGCTACGACCGCAACGAGGCCCAGCGTGATGACCGCCGCGACAAGTACGAACGCAGGCCGTTCTCGGATTTCCTTGCTGAGGTGGTTGTCCGGCCCGACGATTACGTTGATGTGGTCATGCGCACGTGGTGGTCGCCCTACATTCAGAAGATTACCCAGCACGAGGGAACGGTCCGGGTGCACAACGACATCGGCGAAGTGTGGGCGGGCTACGACCTGCGCGCTGAAGTGGACGAGTACAAGCGTCTGCGCGAGGATGAAATGTCCATCGGCAAGATCGGCGGCTCGTTGCGTGTGGCAAAGAACGTGACCCTCGGCGTGGAATACCGTCGCGACTTCGAGGCCAGCGAAGATCTGGAAAAGACCGTGCGCATGACTTTCGAGGGCGAATGCTACGACGTGTACCTCCATTATTCCAGAACGCCGGACGACAGCCGCTACGGCATAAGCTTCGACATCCTGAAATTCTGATATGACCAGACGTGCCAACATCAGACCGCTGCCGCAGGGCCTGCGCAACCAGATTGCCGCCGGTGAGGTGGTGGAGCGCCCCTCCAGCGTGGTCAAGGAGCTGGTGGAGAACAGTCTCGACGCCGGGGCCACCCGCGTCGATGTCACCGTGGAACAGGGCGGACGCACGCTCATCGTGGTGCAGGACGACGGCTGGGGCATCCCGGCCGAGGAACTGGAACTGGCGGTCACCCGTCACGCCACCAGCAAGATTCACGAACTGGGCGATCTTGCGGCCATCGGCTCCTTCGGCTTCCGCGGCGAGGCCCTGCCGAGCATCGCTTCGGTGTCTCATTTCAAGATGACCTCCAAAGCCGAGGACCACGACGAGGCCTCGCATGTGGAGGTCCGCGCGGGCGAGGTGGAGTCCTCCGGCCCGGCGGCCCTTGCCGCGGGAACGCGCGTCGAAGTGCGCGGGCTCTTCTCCAACGTCCCGGCACGGCTGAAATTTCTCAAGACCGACACCACCGAGCACAAGCGCATCACCGACATCCTTTCGCGCATTTCGCTGGCGCATCTGCATGCGGGCTTCTCGCTGACCGTCAACGGACGCGAGAGCTTTCGGCTGCCGCCCCGGCAAAAGCTGGCCGATCGACTCGCGGCGTTCTGGCCGCCGCAGGTCTGCGAAAAGCTGCTGCCGTTCGACGCGGAGCGCGATGGATACCGCGCCCATGGCGTGGCGGGGCATCCGAGTCAGGCACAGGGCCGCGGAGACCGGATATTCCTGTACGTCAACGGGCGGGCCGTGGCGGACAAGGTCATGCTGCGCGCCGTGCGGCAGGCCTACGCCGGAATGCTCCTCTCGCGCGAATTTCCGCAGGCGTGCCTTTTTCTGGATATGCCCGCCGATCAGGTGGACGTGAACGTGCATCCCGCCAAGATGGAGGTGCGGTTCATCGACGAAAAGGCGGTGTTTTCTGCCATCCGGCGAGGGGTTGTACAGGCGCTGACTTCACAGCAGTCCGCCCCCGACGCCAGCCCCGCCACCGAAGCGGCGGCCCGTTCCAGCTACAGCGGCGAAATGCCGGATCGTCCCTGGAGCCCACCATCCGGCTCCGCCGAGCCTGCCAAACGTTCGCACACGCCCGGCGGCGACGCGCCCAAGTTTTCCTCCTACCGCGAGTACCGCGCCACCTACGGCGCGCCGTCCACCATGGATGTCCCTCTCCCGGTCACGCCATCGCGTAAGCCGGAAGCGGAGGAAGCAGGGGAAGACTCAAGGCCGGAAGAAGACGCATCCCTTTCAGCCCACCCCGGAATGACCGACCGCGATTCTGAGGTTTCCCGCCGGGCGGAACGGCCGCTTTCCGGCACCGGCATGGAATACCTCGGACAGGTGGCGGACACGTATCTGGTGATCCGCGAGGGGGGACGGCTGGTGCTCGTGGATCAGCATGCCGCGCATGAGCGGGTCATCCTCGAAGCCATGCGCCGGGACCGGACGCGCGGGGACTCCCAGCCACTGGGCATCCCGCTGGAGATGGCCCTGCACCCGGCAGAGGCCGAAGTGCTTGAAGAGCTGTGGGACGGCCTGCGCTCCATGGGTTTTCTGCTTGAGATGGACGGCCCGAACCGCGTGTTGGTCAAAGGCATCCCCCCCACGCTTGAAACGGCCAAGGCGC
This region includes:
- a CDS encoding OmpA family protein; translation: MKQTRIIALCLAMAATMLLGVGIANAKMVKKVDNFIIFMDQSGSMAQQYTAMGKTKIDLAKKAAAAMNDEVPDLDYTAAIFCFAPFEARIQPTGYSTGAFADGIAALPDDFDIFDRNTPMGNGFMDLDPVLSGLSGKTAVIMFTDGNSNIGADPVMQAKALYAKYGSNLCLHIVSLATNDHGRMVIDQIRALDGCSVNAEVTQFFEPAFLSNYANNVFYKEVQEEKKPEPMPAPAAMTISFDLHFGFDKYKITDEMVPVLEEVKMLLDENKSLEFEIAGHTDSIGTEAYNQGLSERRAGSVHDWLVENGIDSDRLTTKGYGELNPKYDNGTREGRRLNRRVDLLSK
- a CDS encoding LPS-assembly protein LptD; translation: MLSAAGAALLILLLLPAVLMGKDRVLSGIRAYVPQMPEKAEEDPDRWTFSADKVSAQHTSEYIEATGNCTLAMGGNLIRADFARYYRETGWVLLRGNVRARWEGDFLEADEAEFDLNNMLGWLKNGRAFMAKSHVYVDSERIERKHGGMYSFENARVTRCSGENPAWSVTSARGDVTLDGKVRLYHTAFRVKNLPVAYLPYASLPATGERQSGFLFPEIGSSSRLGFNVNAAYYWAVSDEMDVTVSEYFMSKRGLMHGLELRHTEDENSRGLWKGDWLVDNTRATKEADEDDSFDDDGLTRPNRNRWWVRGKYDGWLFSPEWKTLVDLDLVSDQNYLREFNHGRSGFEASRDEFVDKFGRDIDDADSEVRTSSVYMSRSWDRVGVAGKIEYNQNLAYRNGNGDDSKNPSVHSLPELDAFAWKDSIPGTPLEFEGSAKFDHFVRRYGDAGQRLDLRPAISLPLASKFVTVIPRARVFATFYNTTKHEDTGKRTISRFNVENNSTEGGKQSRIGYETGVSAFSEVDRVYQLDGALDATRENAGKSEWTSLRHSVIPRVDYNYRHSMGDQSKLPYYDSRDRLEPEDLVTYSLTNVFTRKRQSVKLRPGGDDGPQAFMKTDYLDFATVRFEQSYDRNEAQRDDRRDKYERRPFSDFLAEVVVRPDDYVDVVMRTWWSPYIQKITQHEGTVRVHNDIGEVWAGYDLRAEVDEYKRLREDEMSIGKIGGSLRVAKNVTLGVEYRRDFEASEDLEKTVRMTFEGECYDVYLHYSRTPDDSRYGISFDILKF
- the mutL gene encoding DNA mismatch repair endonuclease MutL yields the protein MTRRANIRPLPQGLRNQIAAGEVVERPSSVVKELVENSLDAGATRVDVTVEQGGRTLIVVQDDGWGIPAEELELAVTRHATSKIHELGDLAAIGSFGFRGEALPSIASVSHFKMTSKAEDHDEASHVEVRAGEVESSGPAALAAGTRVEVRGLFSNVPARLKFLKTDTTEHKRITDILSRISLAHLHAGFSLTVNGRESFRLPPRQKLADRLAAFWPPQVCEKLLPFDAERDGYRAHGVAGHPSQAQGRGDRIFLYVNGRAVADKVMLRAVRQAYAGMLLSREFPQACLFLDMPADQVDVNVHPAKMEVRFIDEKAVFSAIRRGVVQALTSQQSAPDASPATEAAARSSYSGEMPDRPWSPPSGSAEPAKRSHTPGGDAPKFSSYREYRATYGAPSTMDVPLPVTPSRKPEAEEAGEDSRPEEDASLSAHPGMTDRDSEVSRRAERPLSGTGMEYLGQVADTYLVIREGGRLVLVDQHAAHERVILEAMRRDRTRGDSQPLGIPLEMALHPAEAEVLEELWDGLRSMGFLLEMDGPNRVLVKGIPPTLETAKAREYLSAALGERSRGLDELWTMLACKSAIKAGQPLADDEALALLDEWMRCPEREYCPHGRPAVLRWSAADMEKLFKRK
- the rfaD gene encoding ADP-glyceromanno-heptose 6-epimerase translates to MYIVTGGAGFIGSAMIWKLNTMGITDILVVDNLSTSEKWKNLVNLRYEDYLHRDQFLKMIISGEDPFETEGVIHMGACSATTELDADFLMENNYRYTQHLCRFSLSAGARFINASSAATYGGGEHGFSDDEDGIDVLRPLNMYGYSKQLFDLWAKRAGVLDHLASLKFFNVFGPNEYHKGDMMSVVCKAFSQIGENGKLKLFRSHRPDYEHGGQSRDFVYIKDCVDIMGWLLENPDVGGIFNVGTGQARSFRDLGLATFAAMEREPNIEFIDMPEAIREKYQYFTQAEMGKLREAGYDAPMTPLEDAVKDYVQNYLAQEDPHLKP